One window from the genome of Grus americana isolate bGruAme1 chromosome 14, bGruAme1.mat, whole genome shotgun sequence encodes:
- the TXNDC15 gene encoding thioredoxin domain-containing protein 15 isoform X2, producing MAARRPGRATHARTGSGSERKRDKAPAEVAVVWGDAALWRRPGPRMWRLLLALAWLGAVTEQNAGGQPRSPGGGSVQGSGEPVRYRTAEMADAMLGSGFPAQQAVVLSVVPGEAREGQASGVAKGACDAAAGGDACGAGSSPAGPPGQAGSQGREQAVLETVLPAPAEEPNSTDSAKAPKVNCEERNITGMDRFTLQILNVSQDLMEFLNPNSSDCTLVLFYTPWCRFSASLAPHFNSLPRAFPTLRFLALDASQHSSLSTRFGTVAVPNILLFQGAKPMARFNHTDRTLETLKDFIFNQTGIEAKSDVAVTEEDWEGPLPSVLTKGIDWLLLFSVLFLASFVMYATVRTESIRWLIPGQEHEHQE from the exons ATGGCGGCACGCCGCCCTGGCCGCGCTACGCACGCGCGCACCGGAAGCGGAAGCGAGCGGAAGCGGGACAAGGCTCCGGCGGAAGTGGCCGTTGTCTGGGGAGACGCAGCGCTGTGGAGACGGCCGGGGCCGAGGATGtggcggctgctgctggcgcTGGCCTGGCTCG GGGCGGTGACGGAGCAGAACGCTGgcgggcagccccgctcccccggggGCGGCTCCGTGCAGGGCAGCGGCGAGCCGGTGCGGTACCGGACCGCGGAAATGGCGGACGCGATGCTGGGCAGCGGGTTCCCCGCGCAGCAGGCCGTGGTGCTCTCGGTGGTGCCGGGGGAGGCGAGGGAAGGCCAGGCGTCCGGCGTAGCCAAGGGGGCTTGCGATGCGGCGGCCGGAGGCGATGCCTGCGGCGCGGGGAGCAGCCCGGCGGGTCCCCCCGGCCAGGCGGGCAGCCAGGGCCGGGAGCAGGCCGTGCTGGAGACGGTGCTGCCCGCGCCGGCTGAGGAACCCAATAGCACCGACAGCGCCAAAGCTCCCAAAGTGAACTGCGAGGAGAGAAACATCACCGGCATGGACCGCTTCACGCTGCAGATCCTGAACGTGTCTCAG GACCTAATGGAGTTCTTAAACCCAAACAGCAGTGACTGTACGTTAGTCTTATTCTATACGCCGTGGTGCCGCTTTTCTGCCAGTCTGGCACctcattttaattctttaccTCGAGCGTTTCCTACTCTTCGCTTCCTGGCGCTGGATGcatctcagcacagcag TTTATCAACTAGATTTGGAACTGTGGCTGTACCCAATATCCTCCTTTTCCAAGGTGCTAAACCTATGGCTAGATTTAATCATACAGACAGAACGCTGGAAACACTGaaagacttcatttttaatcaaacaG GTATAGAAGCTAAAAGCGATGTGGCTGTGACCGAGGAAGACTGGGAAGGGCCCCTGCCCAGTGTGCTGACAAAAGGCATAGActggctgcttctcttttctgtgctCTTCCTGGCTAGCTTTGTCATGTACGCTACTGTTCGAACGGAGAGCATTCGGTGGCTGATCCCAGGACAGGAGCATGAACACCAAGAATAA
- the TXNDC15 gene encoding thioredoxin domain-containing protein 15 isoform X1, protein MAARRPGRATHARTGSGSERKRDKAPAEVAVVWGDAALWRRPGPRMWRLLLALAWLGRALPAGAVTEQNAGGQPRSPGGGSVQGSGEPVRYRTAEMADAMLGSGFPAQQAVVLSVVPGEAREGQASGVAKGACDAAAGGDACGAGSSPAGPPGQAGSQGREQAVLETVLPAPAEEPNSTDSAKAPKVNCEERNITGMDRFTLQILNVSQDLMEFLNPNSSDCTLVLFYTPWCRFSASLAPHFNSLPRAFPTLRFLALDASQHSSLSTRFGTVAVPNILLFQGAKPMARFNHTDRTLETLKDFIFNQTGIEAKSDVAVTEEDWEGPLPSVLTKGIDWLLLFSVLFLASFVMYATVRTESIRWLIPGQEHEHQE, encoded by the exons ATGGCGGCACGCCGCCCTGGCCGCGCTACGCACGCGCGCACCGGAAGCGGAAGCGAGCGGAAGCGGGACAAGGCTCCGGCGGAAGTGGCCGTTGTCTGGGGAGACGCAGCGCTGTGGAGACGGCCGGGGCCGAGGATGtggcggctgctgctggcgcTGGCCTGGCTCGGTAGGGCTCTCCCTGCAG GGGCGGTGACGGAGCAGAACGCTGgcgggcagccccgctcccccggggGCGGCTCCGTGCAGGGCAGCGGCGAGCCGGTGCGGTACCGGACCGCGGAAATGGCGGACGCGATGCTGGGCAGCGGGTTCCCCGCGCAGCAGGCCGTGGTGCTCTCGGTGGTGCCGGGGGAGGCGAGGGAAGGCCAGGCGTCCGGCGTAGCCAAGGGGGCTTGCGATGCGGCGGCCGGAGGCGATGCCTGCGGCGCGGGGAGCAGCCCGGCGGGTCCCCCCGGCCAGGCGGGCAGCCAGGGCCGGGAGCAGGCCGTGCTGGAGACGGTGCTGCCCGCGCCGGCTGAGGAACCCAATAGCACCGACAGCGCCAAAGCTCCCAAAGTGAACTGCGAGGAGAGAAACATCACCGGCATGGACCGCTTCACGCTGCAGATCCTGAACGTGTCTCAG GACCTAATGGAGTTCTTAAACCCAAACAGCAGTGACTGTACGTTAGTCTTATTCTATACGCCGTGGTGCCGCTTTTCTGCCAGTCTGGCACctcattttaattctttaccTCGAGCGTTTCCTACTCTTCGCTTCCTGGCGCTGGATGcatctcagcacagcag TTTATCAACTAGATTTGGAACTGTGGCTGTACCCAATATCCTCCTTTTCCAAGGTGCTAAACCTATGGCTAGATTTAATCATACAGACAGAACGCTGGAAACACTGaaagacttcatttttaatcaaacaG GTATAGAAGCTAAAAGCGATGTGGCTGTGACCGAGGAAGACTGGGAAGGGCCCCTGCCCAGTGTGCTGACAAAAGGCATAGActggctgcttctcttttctgtgctCTTCCTGGCTAGCTTTGTCATGTACGCTACTGTTCGAACGGAGAGCATTCGGTGGCTGATCCCAGGACAGGAGCATGAACACCAAGAATAA
- the PCBD2 gene encoding pterin-4-alpha-carbinolamine dehydratase 2 isoform X2, with product MPGAGAGLRLALLGARRAAGAVPRGAAGGSRAAMAFGFMTRVALQAEKMNHHPEWFNVYSKVQITLISHDCGGLTKRDVKLAQFIDKAAASV from the exons ATGCCAGGCGCCGGGGCCGGCCTGCGGCTGGCGTTGCTGGgagcgcggcgggcggcgggcgcggtGCCCCGGGGAGCCGCCGGCGGGAGCCGCGCTGCCATG GCTTTCGGATTTATGACGCGCGTTGCTCTGCAAGCAGAGAAGATGAATCACCACCCGGAATGGTTTAATGTGTACAGCAAG GTTCAGATAACTCTGATTTCCCACGACTGCGGTGGACTGACCAAGAGAGATGTGAAGCTGGCTCAGTTTATTGACAAAGCTGCTGCCTCAGTGTAA
- the PCBD2 gene encoding pterin-4-alpha-carbinolamine dehydratase 2 isoform X1, whose translation MPGAGAGLRLALLGARRAAGAVPRGAAGGSRAAMSSQSHWLTTEERNQVLLDLKASGWSELGERDAIYKEFNFKNFNQAFGFMTRVALQAEKMNHHPEWFNVYSKVQITLISHDCGGLTKRDVKLAQFIDKAAASV comes from the exons ATGCCAGGCGCCGGGGCCGGCCTGCGGCTGGCGTTGCTGGgagcgcggcgggcggcgggcgcggtGCCCCGGGGAGCCGCCGGCGGGAGCCGCGCTGCCATG TCTTCGCAGTCTCACTGGTTGACGACGGAGGAGAGGAACCAAGTTTTACTTGATCTCAAAGCTTCAGGCTGGTCTGAGTTAGGTGAAAGAGATGCCATCTACAAAGAGTTCAATTTCAAAAATTTTAATCAG GCTTTCGGATTTATGACGCGCGTTGCTCTGCAAGCAGAGAAGATGAATCACCACCCGGAATGGTTTAATGTGTACAGCAAG GTTCAGATAACTCTGATTTCCCACGACTGCGGTGGACTGACCAAGAGAGATGTGAAGCTGGCTCAGTTTATTGACAAAGCTGCTGCCTCAGTGTAA